Proteins encoded by one window of Candidatus Campbellbacteria bacterium:
- the msrA gene encoding peptide-methionine (S)-S-oxide reductase MsrA, whose product MNKERAVFAAGCFWGVEESFRKLEGVSETKVGYIGGDTENPTYEDVCSGETNHAEAVEVVFDPEKISYKDLVRHFWDIHDPTQKDRQGPDFGTQYRSAIFYTTEEQKKIAEELRDVEAAKMPVVTEITEAAMFYPAEDYHQKYILKKTQ is encoded by the coding sequence ATGAATAAAGAAAGAGCAGTTTTTGCAGCAGGTTGTTTTTGGGGTGTTGAAGAATCTTTTAGAAAACTTGAAGGTGTCAGCGAAACAAAAGTTGGGTATATAGGTGGAGACACGGAAAACCCAACTTATGAGGATGTGTGTTCTGGAGAGACAAATCACGCGGAGGCGGTTGAGGTTGTGTTTGACCCAGAAAAAATTTCTTACAAAGATCTTGTGAGACATTTTTGGGATATACATGATCCTACACAAAAGGATAGGCAGGGTCCTGATTTTGGAACACAGTATCGCTCTGCTATTTTCTACACAACGGAAGAGCAGAAAAAAATAGCGGAGGAGTTGCGAGATGTGGAAGCTGCGAAGATGCCTGTTGTGACTGAGATAACTGAAGCGGCGATGTTCTACCCTGCTGAAGATTATCATCAGAAATATATTTTAAAGAAGACGCAATAA
- the msrB gene encoding peptide-methionine (R)-S-oxide reductase MsrB — MSEINKKFPKERSDEEYQKTLTDEQYRVTRKHGTEPPFSSTLNGNKEDGMYNCSVCGEPLFSSETKFDSGTGWPSFYDRMSKESVGEQEDNSLFMRRTEVHCNKCGSHLGHVFNDGPEPTQKRYCINGVSLNFKEK; from the coding sequence ATGAGTGAGATAAACAAAAAATTTCCAAAAGAAAGGAGTGATGAGGAATACCAAAAGACTTTGACGGATGAGCAATACAGGGTTACAAGAAAGCATGGCACGGAGCCTCCCTTTTCAAGCACGCTGAATGGTAACAAAGAGGATGGTATGTATAATTGTTCGGTGTGTGGTGAGCCTCTTTTTAGTTCAGAAACAAAGTTTGACTCGGGGACTGGTTGGCCAAGTTTTTATGACAGAATGAGTAAAGAGAGTGTTGGTGAGCAGGAAGATAATTCTCTCTTTATGAGGAGGACGGAGGTTCATTGTAATAAATGTGGATCACATTTGGGTCATGTTTTTAATGATGGACCAGAGCCGACTCAAAAAAGGTATTGTATAAACGGCGTGTCGCTTAATTTTAAAGAAAAATAA
- a CDS encoding carbohydrate kinase family protein — protein MEKFDFIGIGDITTDAFILLQDAEVNCGMDKESCTISMRWGDKIPFERAVEVPAVGNSVNASFSARRLGLKSAILTNVGDDKNGRVCIDALNNENVDTSLVEIHKEKVTNYHYVLSFGAERTILIKHEHFDYSLPSFEPPKFIYLSSLAENSLVFHKEIVNYLSENPEVKLAFQPGTFQISLGYDALQGIYEHTEVFFCNVEEAMRILKMEKREDIKTILREMHKRGPKIAVITDGIQGAYVHDGNDFIHMPPYPDPKPPVERTGAGDSFSSTFTSYLALGHTIQEAIMRAPINSMSVVQHIGAREGLLTKENIEQLLKNAPSDYNISII, from the coding sequence ATGGAAAAATTTGATTTTATAGGAATAGGAGATATAACAACAGATGCATTTATATTGTTGCAGGATGCGGAGGTGAATTGTGGGATGGATAAAGAAAGTTGCACGATATCTATGAGGTGGGGTGACAAAATACCTTTTGAGAGGGCTGTTGAGGTTCCTGCTGTTGGGAATAGTGTGAATGCGTCTTTTTCTGCAAGGCGTCTTGGTCTGAAAAGTGCGATTTTGACGAATGTGGGTGATGATAAAAACGGTCGGGTGTGTATTGATGCGTTGAATAATGAAAATGTGGATACCAGTTTGGTAGAGATACATAAAGAGAAGGTAACAAATTATCATTATGTTCTTTCTTTTGGCGCGGAGCGGACAATTTTAATAAAGCATGAGCATTTTGATTATTCTCTTCCCTCTTTTGAGCCACCGAAGTTTATATATCTGAGTTCGCTTGCAGAGAATTCTCTTGTCTTCCACAAGGAGATAGTGAATTATCTTTCTGAAAATCCTGAGGTGAAACTTGCTTTTCAGCCAGGGACTTTTCAGATATCACTTGGTTATGATGCTCTCCAAGGGATTTACGAACACACGGAAGTTTTCTTTTGTAATGTTGAAGAGGCGATGCGTATTCTTAAAATGGAAAAGAGGGAGGATATCAAAACAATACTGAGAGAGATGCATAAAAGAGGTCCAAAGATCGCAGTTATAACGGATGGGATACAGGGTGCTTATGTTCATGATGGTAATGATTTTATACACATGCCGCCCTACCCTGACCCTAAACCGCCTGTTGAAAGGACAGGTGCTGGTGATTCTTTCTCTTCTACATTTACTTCTTATCTTGCTCTTGGGCATACTATTCAAGAAGCTATTATGAGAGCGCCTATAAATTCTATGTCTGTTGTTCAGCATATAGGAGCAAGAGAGGGTTTATTGACAAAAGAAAACATAGAACAACTGCTTAAGAATGCTCCAAGCGATTACAATATAAGCATTATATGA
- a CDS encoding ion channel, whose amino-acid sequence MSKTYKEKAQSILNNYRYQIFALAVDLFAIVYFIYESFTESNLYPIAVVLGIIFIVEYVIGLVADEDRVGYFFDPISILELILIVSFITPANNLGFIRALRFLRSLKTISTYRKIKSVSNRFYWYQKYKKFFLSLLQLVIFIILVTGVVYAIQADRNPNINNYTDALYFTVTTISTTGYGDITPVDEVGRLISVLIMLLGITLFLRFASSIIIRNKVHYRCKQCGLLLHDSDAVHCKHCGAIVNIKTEGRT is encoded by the coding sequence ATGAGTAAAACATATAAAGAAAAAGCGCAGTCCATACTTAATAATTATAGGTATCAGATTTTTGCGTTGGCTGTGGATTTGTTTGCGATTGTTTATTTTATATATGAGTCGTTTACAGAATCAAATTTATACCCTATTGCTGTGGTTCTTGGTATAATTTTCATCGTTGAATATGTAATAGGTCTTGTCGCAGATGAGGATAGGGTTGGTTACTTTTTTGACCCTATTTCAATACTTGAACTTATACTTATAGTTTCCTTTATAACTCCAGCAAATAATCTTGGTTTTATAAGGGCTTTGCGCTTTTTGAGAAGTCTAAAAACTATTTCTACATATAGAAAAATAAAGAGTGTATCAAATAGATTTTATTGGTATCAAAAATACAAAAAATTCTTTTTGAGCTTGCTACAACTTGTAATATTCATAATATTGGTAACTGGTGTTGTGTATGCGATTCAGGCGGACAGAAACCCAAACATAAATAATTATACAGATGCGCTTTATTTCACGGTAACAACGATATCAACAACTGGTTATGGGGATATAACGCCTGTTGATGAGGTTGGAAGATTGATTTCTGTTCTGATTATGTTACTCGGTATAACTCTCTTCCTAAGGTTTGCAAGTAGCATAATTATCAGAAACAAGGTTCATTACAGGTGTAAGCAGTGCGGACTTTTGCTACACGATTCTGATGCGGTCCATTGCAAACACTGTGGCGCGATAGTGAATATAAAAACTGAGGGTCGGACTTGA
- a CDS encoding transketolase family protein: MIENSAKLNPYIFEKDVESVPIRQGYGEGLLEAGKKDKRVVALCADLTDSTKTSIFRKEFPDRFFQMGIGEQSMASVASGMAAMGKVPFFASYAMFSPGRNWEQIRTTICYNNANAKIVGAHAGISVGPDGGTHQAIEDIAITRVIPRMTVLVPADSVEAKKATIAAAEMEGPVYIRLAREATPVVTTENTPFEIGKANVLWRDKNPKVALIVCGSLTHNAMLAAKELNGRGTPVIVVNNHTIKPLDEKILSYAQECGRVVTIEEHQCAGGMGSSICEFLSENRPMPIVRVGIKDKFGQSGKPTELLEHYNLGVSGILSAVEKVLAI, from the coding sequence ATGATTGAAAACTCTGCAAAATTAAATCCATATATATTTGAAAAAGATGTTGAGTCCGTTCCCATCCGTCAAGGATATGGAGAAGGTCTTCTTGAAGCAGGCAAAAAAGATAAACGAGTTGTCGCGCTGTGTGCCGACCTAACTGACTCCACAAAGACCTCAATATTTAGAAAAGAATTTCCTGATAGATTTTTTCAGATGGGGATAGGAGAACAGTCAATGGCATCAGTCGCTTCTGGCATGGCGGCTATGGGAAAAGTGCCGTTTTTCGCCTCCTACGCCATGTTTTCTCCTGGTAGGAATTGGGAGCAAATAAGGACAACCATATGCTATAACAACGCAAATGCGAAGATAGTTGGGGCACATGCCGGTATTTCCGTTGGTCCAGATGGCGGAACACATCAAGCAATAGAAGATATCGCGATAACAAGAGTTATACCAAGGATGACCGTTCTTGTTCCTGCAGATTCCGTAGAGGCGAAAAAAGCGACCATCGCGGCAGCAGAAATGGAAGGACCTGTTTATATACGACTTGCACGAGAAGCAACGCCAGTAGTAACTACTGAAAATACGCCATTTGAAATAGGCAAAGCAAATGTTTTGTGGCGAGATAAAAATCCAAAGGTGGCTCTTATCGTATGCGGATCATTAACCCATAACGCAATGCTTGCAGCAAAGGAATTAAATGGCAGAGGGACACCAGTCATCGTTGTAAATAATCACACAATAAAACCGCTTGATGAAAAAATACTTTCATATGCACAAGAATGTGGAAGGGTTGTCACCATTGAAGAACACCAATGTGCAGGTGGAATGGGAAGTTCAATCTGTGAATTTTTATCAGAAAACAGACCAATGCCTATAGTTCGCGTTGGGATAAAAGACAAGTTTGGTCAAAGCGGAAAACCAACAGAATTATTGGAACACTACAACCTTGGAGTGAGCGGGATACTCTCAGCAGTTGAAAAAGTTCTCGCGATATAA
- a CDS encoding transketolase, producing MVHLNDNRIKELEKKAGEIRISIIESLISAGSGHTAGPLGMADIFTLLYFEVLKHNPKKPFWEDRDRLVLSNGHICPVLYATMAHANYFPLSELKTLRSLGSRLQGHPHREFLPGIETSSGPLGSGLSQAVGMALAERLDNKQSNKYFYCLMGDGELNCGQIWEAVMLAGKEKLYNLISIVDRNGIQIDGFTKDVMPLEPLMDKFKSFNWHTIEVDGHNISAIYEAIGEAQSVYGQPSVIIAHTIPGKGVPEFERDFRWHGAPPGKGPEDVVPKGEQGTLALNTLRSLKGKIKGENE from the coding sequence ATGGTTCATTTAAATGACAATAGAATAAAAGAGTTAGAAAAAAAAGCGGGAGAGATTCGCATTTCAATAATAGAGTCCCTAATATCCGCAGGCTCTGGTCATACCGCAGGTCCTCTTGGTATGGCAGACATATTCACACTGCTTTATTTTGAAGTTCTGAAACATAACCCTAAAAAACCTTTCTGGGAAGATCGTGACAGACTTGTTCTTTCAAACGGGCACATTTGTCCAGTCCTTTACGCGACTATGGCGCACGCCAACTACTTCCCACTAAGCGAGCTTAAAACATTGCGCTCACTTGGATCACGCCTACAAGGACACCCACATAGAGAATTTTTGCCTGGAATTGAAACAAGCTCTGGACCACTTGGCTCTGGCTTATCTCAGGCAGTAGGCATGGCTCTTGCAGAAAGATTGGACAACAAACAGTCAAACAAATATTTTTATTGTCTTATGGGCGACGGTGAACTTAATTGCGGACAGATATGGGAAGCAGTGATGCTTGCAGGAAAAGAAAAGTTATACAACCTAATCAGCATAGTTGATAGAAATGGAATACAGATAGATGGCTTTACCAAAGATGTAATGCCACTTGAACCACTGATGGATAAATTCAAATCATTTAATTGGCACACCATTGAAGTCGACGGACACAACATATCAGCCATTTATGAAGCGATAGGCGAGGCACAGTCAGTGTACGGACAACCATCAGTTATCATTGCACACACAATTCCAGGAAAAGGCGTCCCAGAATTTGAAAGAGATTTTCGCTGGCATGGCGCACCACCAGGCAAAGGACCAGAAGATGTTGTTCCAAAAGGAGAACAGGGAACACTTGCGCTTAACACTTTGCGTTCTTTGAAAGGAAAAATAAAAGGTGAAAATGAATAA
- a CDS encoding tryptophan synthase subunit alpha: MIKPAVIPKTLDDILKVQDKARNEVDCFQIDIVDGVYASPKSWPFTSLIGDVKDIRPMMNVPFEVDMMVENPIKEINFWSVMGAKRLIIHYGSFNGKPDNEIITCIKEIKESKCEVYVAFTINDDLSSVSVSSLDVDGVQCMGISRIGVQGEPFNIQALDLIKAIRDKNPDLPISVDGGISVENVCSVIKAGASSVVSGSALLKGEKDFKENIQKFREVISSCVYNK, encoded by the coding sequence ATGATAAAACCCGCAGTAATACCAAAAACACTTGATGACATTTTGAAAGTGCAGGACAAAGCACGAAATGAAGTTGATTGTTTTCAGATTGATATAGTTGATGGTGTTTATGCATCTCCAAAGTCATGGCCTTTTACTTCTTTGATAGGTGATGTGAAAGACATAAGACCAATGATGAATGTTCCTTTTGAAGTGGACATGATGGTAGAGAATCCGATAAAAGAAATAAATTTTTGGTCTGTCATGGGTGCAAAACGACTCATAATTCACTACGGCTCTTTTAACGGAAAACCCGACAATGAGATTATTACCTGTATAAAGGAAATAAAAGAAAGTAAATGTGAAGTGTATGTTGCGTTCACAATCAATGACGATTTGTCATCAGTGAGTGTGTCGTCTTTGGATGTGGATGGCGTTCAGTGTATGGGCATCTCGCGGATAGGGGTTCAGGGCGAACCTTTCAACATACAGGCACTTGATTTGATAAAAGCAATCAGAGACAAAAACCCCGATTTGCCTATAAGCGTTGATGGAGGTATTAGTGTTGAAAATGTATGCTCGGTTATTAAAGCAGGGGCATCTTCGGTTGTTTCTGGGTCTGCACTTTTGAAAGGAGAAAAAGATTTCAAGGAAAATATACAAAAATTCAGAGAAGTTATCAGCAGTTGTGTATATAATAAATAA
- a CDS encoding RpiB/LacA/LacB family sugar-phosphate isomerase, producing the protein MKILIASDHAGFEMKESLSAFLKEKKYEVEDLGPFSFDETDDYPDFINPLAKEISENGGVGIIIGGSGQGEAIAANRFTNVRAIVYNTNNSEIIKFGREHNDANILSIGARFVSIEDAKTATVSFLTTPFSDDERHKRRISKLQ; encoded by the coding sequence ATGAAAATTTTGATTGCTTCAGATCACGCGGGCTTTGAGATGAAAGAATCACTTTCTGCTTTTCTTAAAGAGAAAAAATATGAGGTTGAAGATCTTGGACCATTTTCTTTTGATGAAACCGACGACTATCCAGATTTTATAAACCCATTAGCAAAAGAGATATCAGAAAATGGGGGCGTGGGGATAATCATTGGTGGCTCGGGGCAGGGAGAGGCGATAGCTGCGAATCGCTTTACAAATGTTCGCGCGATTGTCTACAACACCAACAACTCCGAAATAATAAAGTTTGGAAGGGAACACAACGATGCAAATATATTATCAATAGGCGCAAGGTTTGTATCAATAGAAGACGCAAAGACCGCCACAGTTTCTTTTTTAACAACGCCGTTTTCAGATGATGAGAGGCATAAAAGACGGATATCAAAACTACAATGA
- a CDS encoding type I glyceraldehyde-3-phosphate dehydrogenase, translating into MSKPKVALNGFGRIGRAFLQLALRDDSFDVVVINDLMPIENSEYLFKYDTAHGIDSSVSVSPDGKNLLFDNRAIKYISERNPDNLPWSDLGVEVVVETTGVFTSYEKSMVHLKAGAKKVVISAPVKDKPQGGIKGATALVGINDRVINKCDITSNASCTTNASAIPLKVLNDEIGVEKAILNTIHSYTSSQNIVDGQTRKGKNLRLGRAGAQNMIPSTTGAAVATTKVLTELEGKFDGVSIRVPVVLGSIVDITFLSKRSTSVEEVNDIFRSAADNPIYEKFFAVAEDPIVSSDMIGCPFAAVADLHSTRVVDGNLVKVFVWYDNETGYSSTLLAHTKRALGI; encoded by the coding sequence ATGTCAAAACCAAAGGTAGCACTGAACGGATTTGGAAGAATAGGGAGGGCATTCCTACAGCTTGCCCTTCGCGATGATTCTTTTGATGTTGTTGTCATAAATGACTTGATGCCTATTGAAAACTCAGAATACCTTTTCAAATACGACACGGCTCACGGCATTGATTCAAGTGTTTCTGTGAGTCCCGATGGAAAAAATCTTTTGTTTGATAATCGCGCTATTAAATATATATCTGAAAGAAACCCCGACAACCTGCCGTGGTCTGACTTGGGGGTAGAGGTGGTGGTAGAGACAACAGGCGTTTTTACATCTTACGAAAAATCAATGGTGCATCTCAAGGCAGGTGCAAAAAAGGTGGTAATATCTGCCCCTGTAAAAGACAAACCACAGGGCGGAATAAAAGGTGCAACGGCACTTGTAGGAATTAATGACAGGGTGATAAACAAGTGCGACATAACCTCAAACGCTTCCTGCACCACAAATGCATCTGCGATACCGCTTAAAGTTCTTAATGACGAAATAGGGGTGGAAAAAGCTATATTAAACACAATTCATTCATACACATCTTCACAAAATATAGTGGATGGTCAGACAAGGAAGGGAAAAAATCTTAGGCTTGGCAGGGCAGGGGCGCAGAATATGATACCCTCAACAACTGGCGCAGCAGTCGCAACCACAAAAGTCTTAACTGAGCTTGAGGGCAAGTTTGACGGTGTTTCAATAAGAGTTCCTGTTGTTCTTGGCTCAATAGTGGATATAACATTTTTATCAAAAAGGTCGACGAGCGTGGAAGAAGTAAATGATATTTTTAGAAGTGCAGCCGACAATCCGATATATGAAAAGTTTTTTGCAGTTGCCGAAGACCCAATAGTTTCTTCTGATATGATTGGCTGTCCGTTTGCTGCTGTTGCAGATTTGCATTCAACAAGAGTTGTAGATGGAAATCTTGTAAAGGTCTTTGTTTGGTATGACAATGAGACGGGTTACTCATCCACACTACTCGCACACACAAAAAGGGCATTAGGTATTTAA
- the gatB gene encoding Asp-tRNA(Asn)/Glu-tRNA(Gln) amidotransferase subunit GatB, with translation MSYKPTIGLEIHAELGTNSKLFCGCANDSEEEEPNVNICPICMAHPGTLPTLNKEAVKKIILIGLALNGKIARETNFDRKHYFYPDIPKGYQISQYDDPLVSGGELAGVKITRIHLEEDTARSNHELLVGSTLVDFNRAGVPLMELVTEPVIHNAEKALEFAKELQLLLKTLGVSNARMEQGEMRVEANISISKSDKLGGKVEVKNLNSFKSLVRAIEFEIKRQEECLERGEAIPQETRGWNENTEKTFSQRTKESAVEYRYIPDPDLTQLMVYEDDELNPDSLLKTLPELPTKKRERYLGFGLSEKEVGVLVENAYISELFDSTISNFIDDKKKIKFTANYLLSDIMSYYKKNSELKITSESLAELVNMIADGKISSRGAKDTIAVLVVSGGGALEVAESRGFLQESDMSKLGELVSKIINDNPKVVAEYREEGKESVLQFFVGQAMKETKGSANPQILQKLFKEKLG, from the coding sequence ATGTCATATAAACCTACGATAGGACTTGAAATACACGCAGAACTTGGGACCAACTCTAAGCTTTTTTGTGGTTGTGCCAATGATTCCGAAGAGGAAGAGCCAAATGTCAATATATGTCCTATATGCATGGCGCATCCTGGAACTCTGCCCACTCTAAACAAAGAGGCAGTAAAAAAAATAATATTGATAGGTCTTGCGCTTAATGGAAAAATCGCAAGAGAAACAAATTTTGATAGGAAACATTATTTTTATCCCGATATACCAAAGGGGTATCAGATAAGTCAATATGACGATCCGCTTGTTTCTGGCGGTGAATTGGCAGGGGTTAAAATAACTCGCATTCATCTTGAGGAAGATACGGCGCGTTCAAATCATGAATTACTTGTGGGATCAACCCTTGTTGACTTTAACCGTGCAGGTGTTCCGCTTATGGAACTTGTCACAGAGCCGGTAATTCACAATGCAGAGAAGGCTCTTGAATTTGCAAAAGAACTTCAGTTATTATTAAAAACACTTGGCGTATCAAACGCAAGGATGGAGCAGGGAGAAATGCGCGTTGAAGCCAACATATCAATATCAAAATCTGACAAACTTGGCGGTAAGGTGGAGGTTAAAAATCTTAATTCTTTCAAGTCGCTTGTTCGGGCTATAGAGTTTGAGATAAAAAGACAGGAAGAGTGTTTGGAGAGGGGAGAGGCAATACCGCAGGAGACACGAGGATGGAACGAGAACACAGAGAAAACTTTTTCACAGAGAACAAAGGAAAGCGCAGTTGAATACAGATACATCCCCGACCCCGACCTCACGCAGTTAATGGTATATGAGGATGACGAACTTAATCCCGACAGTTTGCTTAAAACACTACCAGAATTGCCGACAAAAAAGAGGGAGAGGTATTTGGGCTTTGGTTTGAGTGAAAAAGAAGTGGGCGTGTTGGTGGAAAACGCGTATATATCAGAACTTTTTGACAGCACGATATCTAACTTTATTGATGACAAAAAAAAGATAAAGTTCACTGCCAATTATCTTTTGTCAGACATAATGTCATATTACAAAAAGAACTCGGAATTAAAGATAACATCTGAGAGTCTTGCAGAACTTGTGAATATGATTGCTGATGGAAAGATATCTTCAAGGGGTGCGAAAGATACCATTGCTGTTTTGGTTGTGTCGGGGGGTGGTGCGCTTGAGGTGGCAGAGAGCCGTGGTTTTCTTCAGGAGTCTGATATGTCAAAACTTGGAGAATTGGTATCAAAAATAATAAATGACAATCCAAAAGTAGTCGCAGAGTATAGGGAGGAGGGGAAAGAATCGGTCTTACAATTTTTTGTCGGACAGGCGATGAAGGAGACAAAGGGAAGCGCTAACCCACAAATTCTGCAAAAACTCTTCAAAGAAAAACTTGGGTAA